One Glycine max cultivar Williams 82 chromosome 3, Glycine_max_v4.0, whole genome shotgun sequence DNA window includes the following coding sequences:
- the LOC106798029 gene encoding uncharacterized protein isoform X2 — translation MTLETHRSRTNRRSERKIVCRFAFFWDLRRRCGDSAATDFADLAAGRVRASVHWNFSRNNCARTGWGAELNGYFQLELP, via the exons ATGACCCTTG AGACTCATAGGAGCCGAACAAATCGTCGCTCAGAGAGGAAAATTGTGTGTCGTTTCGCCTTCTTCTGGGATCTCCGTCGTCGATGTGGCGACAGTGCCGCCACGGATTTTGCCGATTTGGCTGCCGGAAGAGTTCGAGCCAGTG TTCATTGGAATTTTTCAAGAAACAATTGTGCAAGAACTGGTTGGGGAGCTG AATTGAACGGGTACTTCCAGTTGGAACTTCCTTGA
- the LOC106798029 gene encoding uncharacterized protein isoform X1, with product MTLETHRSRTNRRSERKIVCRFAFFWDLRRRCGDSAATDFADLAAGRVRASGVISGALLYIRDEFLAVDRKTWLHVTIHWNFSRNNCARTGWGAELNGYFQLELP from the exons ATGACCCTTG AGACTCATAGGAGCCGAACAAATCGTCGCTCAGAGAGGAAAATTGTGTGTCGTTTCGCCTTCTTCTGGGATCTCCGTCGTCGATGTGGCGACAGTGCCGCCACGGATTTTGCCGATTTGGCTGCCGGAAGAGTTCGAGCCAGTG GGGTGATATCTGGAGCTCTTTTGTATATAAGGGATGAATTCCTAGCTGTAGATAGAAAGACTTGGCTTCACGTTACAA TTCATTGGAATTTTTCAAGAAACAATTGTGCAAGAACTGGTTGGGGAGCTG AATTGAACGGGTACTTCCAGTTGGAACTTCCTTGA